A section of the Streptomyces sp. Je 1-369 genome encodes:
- a CDS encoding TetR family transcriptional regulator produces MAATAAPLTPERILEATEEVLRRHGAAKATVVDVARALGVSHGTVYRHFRTKAELRGAVTRRWLDRTSQTLSTIVTGPESPEAKLRLWLAGLFAAKQHKAGDDPELFATYSVLVDENSEVVDAHIADLTSQLTSIIQEGAETGDFTSVDPTLSARAVFDATSRFHDPCYAPHWSRPGIEDAFTAVLDLTLRGLRA; encoded by the coding sequence ATGGCAGCAACCGCGGCTCCCCTGACCCCCGAGCGCATCCTCGAAGCGACCGAGGAGGTGCTGCGCAGGCACGGCGCGGCCAAGGCCACGGTGGTCGACGTGGCCCGCGCGCTCGGGGTGAGCCACGGCACGGTGTACCGCCACTTCCGCACGAAGGCGGAGCTGCGCGGCGCGGTGACGCGGCGCTGGCTGGACCGTACGTCGCAGACGCTCTCCACGATCGTCACCGGCCCGGAGTCCCCCGAGGCGAAGCTCCGCCTGTGGCTGGCGGGCCTCTTCGCCGCGAAGCAGCACAAGGCGGGCGACGACCCCGAACTCTTCGCCACGTACTCGGTCCTGGTCGACGAGAACAGCGAAGTGGTGGACGCGCACATCGCGGACCTGACGTCCCAACTGACGTCGATCATCCAAGAGGGCGCGGAAACAGGCGACTTCACGTCTGTTGACCCCACCCTCTCGGCCCGAGCGGTCTTCGACGCCACGTCCCGCTTCCACGACCCGTGCTACGCGCCCCACTGGTCCCGCCCCGGCATCGAGGACGCGTTCACGGCGGTCCTGGACCTCACCCTCCGCGGCCTGCGGGCCTGA
- a CDS encoding helix-turn-helix domain-containing protein: MATMKAASELRLGLGGFLRAHRERLSPGDVGLPDTARRRAKGLRREEVAALSGVSVAWYTWLEQGRVDTSRQVLDAVARTLRLDDTAHRHALALAGFAPGEAAAADVPAVVEPGFVDMIDRWSDSPAVVLGPALDLLAWNRAYVDVWPDPAGVPADGRRNLLLLLAGDEAHQRVLSEWEPVVVDLYRQLRSRADRRPGDEGFERLTARLRSARPELDDWWACRSVGDFAPRTVRLTSHRGRTPRSYGMNLLLTPQGPEGAVILVMTPKSLTEPATKDSPSPDAPASGVPRP, from the coding sequence ATGGCAACCATGAAGGCGGCCTCGGAGCTGCGACTGGGACTCGGCGGGTTCCTGCGCGCCCATCGCGAGCGCCTCTCCCCCGGTGACGTCGGGCTCCCGGACACCGCCCGCCGCCGCGCGAAGGGGCTGCGCCGCGAAGAGGTCGCCGCGCTCTCGGGAGTCTCCGTGGCCTGGTACACCTGGCTGGAACAGGGCCGCGTGGACACGTCCAGGCAGGTGCTCGACGCCGTGGCCCGCACCCTGCGCCTCGACGACACGGCCCACCGGCACGCGCTGGCCCTCGCCGGGTTCGCCCCCGGCGAGGCGGCGGCGGCCGACGTCCCGGCAGTGGTCGAGCCGGGGTTCGTCGACATGATCGACCGTTGGTCCGACAGCCCCGCCGTCGTCCTCGGACCCGCCCTCGACCTCCTCGCCTGGAACCGCGCCTACGTCGACGTATGGCCCGATCCGGCCGGAGTCCCCGCAGACGGTCGGCGTAATCTGCTGCTCCTGCTCGCCGGTGACGAGGCTCATCAGCGCGTGCTGAGCGAGTGGGAGCCCGTCGTCGTCGATCTGTACCGGCAGCTGCGCAGCCGCGCCGACCGCCGTCCCGGAGACGAGGGGTTCGAGCGGCTCACCGCGCGGCTGCGGAGCGCCCGGCCCGAGCTCGACGACTGGTGGGCCTGCCGATCCGTCGGGGACTTCGCCCCGCGGACCGTCCGGCTCACCTCTCACCGGGGTCGTACACCGCGCTCGTACGGCATGAACCTGCTGCTCACCCCGCAGGGGCCGGAGGGCGCCGTCATCCTCGTCATGACCCCCAAGTCCCTTACGGAACCGGCGACGAAGGATTCACCGTCGCCTGATGCTCCAGCGTCAGGTGTTCCTCGGCCTTGA
- a CDS encoding class I SAM-dependent DNA methyltransferase, with amino-acid sequence MTTTPSTHLTQTADAYDSIATVYAGLPRDDLRSPSLDHAWITAFAERVRAEGGGPVAEFGCGPGPVTALLRDLGLNAFGIDLSPAMIDLAREAYPDIRFEVGSTEALTLPGEELGGIVSWYSLIHTPPQELPSYFAEFHRALAPGGHLVLAFFESENAPLTPFDHRVTTAYRWPIDDLAGLAREAGFTELGRMLREPGEGERFRRGHLLMRRG; translated from the coding sequence GTGACTACCACTCCCTCCACACACCTCACGCAGACAGCAGACGCCTACGACTCCATCGCCACGGTGTACGCGGGCCTGCCCCGCGACGACCTGCGATCCCCCTCGCTGGACCACGCGTGGATCACCGCGTTCGCCGAACGGGTCCGGGCCGAAGGCGGGGGCCCCGTCGCGGAGTTCGGCTGCGGGCCGGGCCCGGTGACGGCACTCCTCCGGGACCTGGGCCTGAACGCGTTCGGCATCGACCTCTCCCCGGCGATGATCGACCTGGCCCGAGAGGCCTACCCGGACATCCGCTTCGAGGTCGGCTCGACGGAGGCGCTGACCCTGCCCGGCGAGGAGTTGGGCGGCATCGTCTCCTGGTACTCCCTGATCCACACGCCCCCACAGGAACTCCCCTCATACTTCGCGGAGTTCCACAGGGCTCTGGCCCCCGGCGGCCACCTCGTGCTCGCTTTCTTCGAGTCGGAGAACGCCCCGCTCACCCCGTTCGACCACAGGGTGACAACGGCGTACCGCTGGCCGATCGACGACCTGGCGGGCCTCGCCCGCGAGGCGGGCTTCACGGAACTGGGGCGGATGCTGCGGGAGCCGGGGGAGGGGGAGCGGTTCAGGCGGGGGCATCTGCTGATGCGCCGAGGGTGA
- a CDS encoding aldo/keto reductase, whose amino-acid sequence MRTLTLGNTGPRTSALGLGCMGMSALYGEADRTESIATIHAALEAGVTLLDTGDFYAMGHNEMLIGEALRSAPAARREQALTSVKFGALRDPAGGWSGYDGRPSAVKNFAAYSLQRLGVDHIDVYRIARIDPDVPVEETVGAIAELVEKGYVRHIGLSEVGPGTIRRAAATAPISDLQIEYSLISRGIEAEILPTVAELGIGVTAYGVLSRGLISGHFTRDRKLAANDFRSMSPRFQGENLDRNLDLVDALRKIADQKGVSVAQTAIAWVLAQGTRHGGASIVPLVGARTRARLEEALAALDVTLDAADLAAIEAAVPAGAAAGARYPDSQMAHLDSEH is encoded by the coding sequence ATGCGTACTCTCACTCTTGGAAACACCGGCCCCCGGACGTCCGCACTCGGCCTCGGCTGCATGGGCATGTCCGCGCTCTACGGGGAAGCGGACCGCACGGAGTCGATCGCGACGATCCACGCCGCGTTGGAGGCGGGCGTCACGCTCCTCGACACCGGCGACTTCTACGCGATGGGCCACAACGAGATGCTGATCGGCGAAGCCCTGCGCTCCGCCCCGGCGGCCCGCCGCGAACAGGCGCTGACCAGCGTGAAGTTCGGCGCGCTGCGCGACCCGGCGGGCGGCTGGTCGGGTTACGACGGCCGCCCGTCCGCGGTCAAGAACTTCGCCGCGTACTCGCTCCAGCGCCTCGGCGTCGACCACATCGACGTGTACCGCATCGCTCGCATCGACCCGGACGTACCGGTGGAGGAGACGGTGGGCGCCATCGCGGAACTGGTCGAGAAAGGTTACGTACGGCACATCGGCCTCTCCGAGGTCGGCCCGGGCACGATCCGCCGGGCGGCGGCCACGGCACCGATCTCCGACCTCCAGATCGAGTACTCCCTCATCTCGCGCGGCATCGAGGCGGAGATCCTGCCGACGGTCGCGGAGCTCGGCATCGGCGTGACGGCGTACGGGGTCCTCTCGCGCGGCCTGATCTCCGGCCACTTCACCCGCGACCGCAAGCTGGCCGCGAACGACTTCCGTTCGATGAGCCCCCGCTTCCAGGGCGAGAACCTCGACCGCAACCTCGACCTGGTCGACGCGCTGCGGAAGATCGCCGACCAGAAGGGCGTGAGCGTGGCGCAGACCGCGATCGCCTGGGTCCTGGCGCAGGGCACCCGGCACGGCGGCGCGTCGATCGTGCCGCTGGTGGGCGCTCGTACGCGCGCCCGCCTCGAAGAGGCACTCGCCGCCCTGGACGTAACGCTCGACGCCGCCGACCTGGCCGCGATCGAGGCAGCGGTCCCCGCGGGCGCGGCGGCCGGAGCCCGCTACCCGGACTCCCAGATGGCACACCTCGACAGCGAGCACTGA